Part of the Anopheles cruzii unplaced genomic scaffold, idAnoCruzAS_RS32_06 scaffold02867_ctg1, whole genome shotgun sequence genome is shown below.
ACtaataaaacaatgaaatgTTATAAAACCCCCGGGAACCAAACTGACTTTTTGGGGTTGTGAATGTTTGCGAAAATGTTTTGCTGGCAACACTGGCGCCAAAGTGACTGTCAAACTGAACGtgcattgtttattttcgcagTTTCGCAGTAGGCCGCACGCTGCAAATTTTTGTCGACGCCACGCGATTCGTTAATCACACCAACCACTTGATATGATTATTCCGGTGCGCTGTTTTACCTGTGGCAAGGTAATTGGCAACAAGTGGGAAGCCTATCTGGGCCTCCTGCAAGCCGAATACACCGAAGGGTAAGCGGAAATATATGAACAGGGCCAAAAAGAAGGCAGCAAGCTCTAACTTTCCCCCCTGTAGTGATGCCCTGGACGCACTGGGACTGAAACGgtactgctgccgccggatgctgctggGCCATGTGGATCTTATCGAAAAGCTGCTTAACTATGCGCCACTGGAGAAGTAACTGGGACAAGTGCTGCTGCGTATGTTTTAAGGCGAACGGTGATAGGTGTTAAGGAAAGCACGAAGATACGAGAGTAAAGTTGTTTTACTAAGCAAATCAGTCATGTACGTGTCATTTTACATTT
Proteins encoded:
- the LOC128276893 gene encoding DNA-directed RNA polymerases I, II, and III subunit RPABC5, producing the protein MIIPVRCFTCGKVIGNKWEAYLGLLQAEYTEGDALDALGLKRYCCRRMLLGHVDLIEKLLNYAPLEK